A genome region from Triticum aestivum cultivar Chinese Spring chromosome 2B, IWGSC CS RefSeq v2.1, whole genome shotgun sequence includes the following:
- the LOC123044649 gene encoding rab GTPase-activating protein 22: MIKWGISSGTPADSYYEVRSDCTDDVPKSKFKIKAGKTLSVRKWQAAFNPDGCLDIASVLSRIQKGGVHPTVRGEVWEFLLGCFDPRSTFDEREEIRQIRRLQYARWKEECKEMDSHVGSGKVITAPLITEDGRPIKDPLVLLEATSNQNTSEGASTSNHNGIEVDESAERITDKQIIEWKLTLHQIGLDVLRTDRTMVFYENKENLSKLWDILAVYAWIDKDVGYCQGMSDLCSPMIVLLNDEADAFWCFEKLMRRLRGNFRCTDQSVGVANQLQHLASIIQVLDPKLHDHLETLGGGDYLFAFRMFMVLFRREVSFGDSLYLWEMMWALEYDPDIFFAACEEASGAHKKVSKSKLRGVRHFAKWDKDKDKDKDVSEETDGPVPISVFMVASVLKEKREKLLQEARGLDDLIRILNDVNGNLDAKKACAGALKLHKKYLKLVQAKKT; encoded by the exons ATGATCAAGTGGGGGATCAGCAGCGGGACGCCCGCGGATTCGTACTACGAGGTCCGCTCGGATTGCACAGACGATGTGCCCaaaagcaagttcaagatcaag GCTGGCAAAACACTGAGTGTTCGGAAATGGCAAGCTGCATTTAATCCTGATGGCTGTCTTGACATTGCCTCGGTCCTAAGCCGGATACAAAAAGGA GGTGTTCACCCGACTGTCAGGGGGGAGGTTTGGGAGTTCTTACTTGGCTGCTTTGATCCGAGGAGTACCTTTGATGAGAGGGAGGAGATCAGGCAAATAAGAAG GCTACAATATGCTAGATGGAAGGAAGAATGCAAAGAGATGGATTCTCATGTTGGTAGTGGTAAAGTTATCACAGCACCACTTATCACTGAGGATGGAAGACCTATTAAGGATCCTTTGGTTTTACTTGAGGCTACTTCAAACCAAAACACCTCAGAGGGTGCTTCAACTAGCAACCACAATGGAATTGAAGTAGACGAATCTGCAGAACGTATTACTGACAAGCAAATTATTGAATGGAAGCTTACATTACATCAAATTG GACTTGACGTGCTACGTACTGACCGCACCATGGTATTTTACGAGAACAAGGAAAATCTTTCAAAGTTGTGGGATATTCTAGCCGTGTATGCATGGATTGACAAAGATGTTGGTTACTGTCAAG GAATGAGTGATTTATGCTCACCAATGATTGTGCTACTCAACGATGAGGCAGATGCATTTTGGTGCTTTGAGAAGTTGATGCGTAGATTG CGAGGAAATTTCAGATGCACAGATCAATCTGTTGGGGTGGCTAACCAACTTCAGCACCTTGCATCTATTATTCAGGTGCTGGACCCCAAGCTACATGACCACCTAG AAACACTTGGTGGAGGTGACTATCTTTTTGCATTCCGTATGTTCATGGTTCTATTTCGACGTGAGGTGTCATTTGGGGACTCCTTGTACCTGTGGGAG ATGATGTGGGCTCTCGAATACGATCCAGATATCTTCTTTGCAGCATGTGAAGAAGCAAGCGGTGCACATAAAAAAGTATCGAAATCAAAATTAAGAGGAGTGCGCCATTTTGCCAAGTGGGATAAGGACAAGGACAAGGATAAGGATGTCTCTGAGGAAACTGATGGCCCAGTTCCCATTTCAGTTTTCATGGTTGCAAGTGTGCtcaaggaaaagagagaaaaactGTTACAAGAAGCTAGAGGACTGGATGATCTTATTAGG ATATTGAATGATGTAAATGGGAATTTAGATGCGAAAAAAGCCTGCGCTGGAGCTCTGAAACTTCACAAGAAATACCTCAAACTG GTACAGGCAAAGAAAACCTAA